The genomic stretch CCGGCAGTATCCCATCGAACTGGCTGCTTGTGCCGAACTTCGTGACCCGTCCAAAGAGAAAGAGTTTGCCAAGGATTGCCGGATGCACTTTGAGCATATACGGGATATCGTGCAGCATACTTTTCTGGAACCTGGTTATAACTTGGATAAAAAGGATGCTGTTCTGGAACCGTCTTATATTTGTGAGGCATTGGGTATTCAGGGACGTTTGGACTATATGCAGCGGGATATGAGCAGTTTTATCGAAATGAAATCGGGAAAAGCAGATGAATTCTCCATACAGGGAAAAGTGGAACCCAAGGAAAACAACAAGGTTCAGATGTTGCTATATATGGCGGTACTGGAATACAGCATGGGACAGGACCGGCGGCGTATGCATCCCTATTTGCTTTATACCCGTTATCCTTTATTATACCCTGCCAGAGCATCGTGGGCTCAGGTAAGGCGGGTTATCAATCTGCGCAACCGTATTGTTGCTGCCGAGTATGGGGTACAATTCCATAATCATTCTGATTTTACACGAAATTTGTTAGCGCAAATTAATCCGGAGGTAATGAATGAAAGAAAGTTGCGTGGAAGATTCTGGGAACAGTATCTGAAGCCTTCTATCTCACGTTTCCGAGAAAAACTGTCGGCATTGGAACCTTTGGAGCAGGCCTATTTCTATACGCTTTATAATTTCATTACAAAAGAACTTTATACCTCCAAATCGGGGGATGTGGATTATGAAGGACGTGCAGGGGCTTCAGCTCTTTGGCTGAGTACACTGGATGAGAAACGTGAGGCAGGGGAAATATTATATGATTTGCAGATCATTGAGAATAAGGCGTCACAGGTTCATAAGGCTTATATACTCTTGTCCATTCCGCAATATGACGAAATGTTTCTTCCTAATTTCCGTACAGGAGATGTGGTTGTATTGTATGAGCGTAATCATGATTCGGATAATGTGACCAATAAAATGGTTTTTAAGGGTAACATCGAGCAGATTACAGATACAGAGTTGCGTATTCGGCTACGTGCCACACAGCGTAATGTTTCGGTCTTTCCTCCGGACAGCCGTTATGCTGTAGAACATGATACGATGGATACTACATTTCGCAGTATGTATTTGGGACTTTCTGCTTTTCTGGATGCGAATACGGAAAGACGGGAGTTGTTGCTGGGACAACGTTCCCCCCGCTTTGATTCGTCTTTTGATGAAGCTATAGCGCAGGCCGGTGATGATTTTGAGAGAGTGGTGTTGAAAGCGCAAGCGGCCCGTGATTACTTTCTTCTGGTGGGACCTCCCGGAACAGGAAAGACTTCAAGAGCGTTGCGTAGAATGGTGGAACATTTTTATGCAACATCATCTATGCAGATATTGTTACTAGCTTATACCAACCGGGCTGTGGATGAAATATGTCAGTCACTTTCTTCTATAACCTCCGGTATAGATTATATACGGGTGGGAAGTGAACTTTCCTGTGATGTACGTTTTAGAGGACATCTGTTGGAGAATATATTGGCGGAATGTAACAGCAGGCGGGAGGTGAATACCCGTATGACAGATTGCAGAGTGTATGTTGGAACCGTGGCCTCTATTGCGGCTAAGGCTGAACTTTTTAAATTAAAACGTTTTGATGTAGCCATAGTGGATGAGGCTACCCAAATATTGGAACCCCAATTGTTGGGTATTCTGTGTGCCAAGTTTGCTGATGAAAGAAATGCAGTCGGTAAATTTATTCTGATAGGTGATCATAAACAGTTACCTGCCGTTATTTTGCAGAATAGCGGACATTCTGAAGTGCATGATGAGGGGCTGAGGAAAGTCGGACTTTTTAATTTAAAAGATTCTCTGTTTGAGCGGCTTTATCGTTTTCATTTAAAAGAAGAATCTCCTAAAGCGATAGATATGCTTTGCCGTCAGGGGCGTATGCATCCGGGAGTGGCTTTTTTTCCCAATAAAGCATTTTATGCTGGAAGATTGGAAGCTTTGGGACTACCTCATCAGTTGGAACACATAGAGGCTCCAGTACGTTTTATTCCTTCGGAACAGGATTTGGAGAGCATTTCCGGAAAGACAAACCAATATGAGGCACGGATTGTTGCCGGTTTGGCCAGAGAGGTGTATCTGGCTTATGAAGAGGAATTTGATCCGAATCGAACGTTAGGGATCATTACTCCTTATCGAAGTCAGATTGCTTTGATACGTAAAGAGCTTCAGACATTGGCTATTCCTGCTCTGAGTAGGATTTCCATTGACACGGTAGAACGGTATCAGGGCAGCGAACGTGATGTTATTATTTATTCTTTTTGTGTGAATCACCTCTATCAATTAAGGTTTCTGCCTAACCTGACAGAAGAAGACGGCGTACAGATTGACCGTAAGCTGAATGTCGCTTTAACGCGTGCACGCAAGCAACTTTTTATCACAGGAGTCCCTGAAATATTAAATCATAATTCTATCTATCAACATCTTCTGAAAACTATTTATTAGGGAAAACACACCACAGACTACTTAGATGTGTAGTCTGTGGTGAATTCTTTAATTAGGCATCAACCGGTTTGTATTTGGGAACCAATGCTTTCATGATAATCCAACCAACTAAATAAGCTACGGCACATACACAGAATATGATGAAGTAGCCGGCAGGTTTCCCTTCGAATCCCATAAAAGTCATATTCGTTTCTGCTGCATAGTCAAACAGTCTGCCTGATCCCATATTAATGCAGAATGAACCTATACCACCTGCCATACCACCAATACCTACGATAGTAGCGATGGTGCTTTTGGGGAACATATCGCCTACTACAGAGTAAATATTAGCAGACCATGATTGGTGTGCCGCACCTGCAATACCGATGATAATGATAGGATACCAATATGAATAATTGCCTAAAGGTTGGGCAAACAGTGCCAGCAATGGGAACAAGGCAAAGATAAGCATAGCCTGCATACGGGCTGCATACGGATTCTTACCAGTTTTGTTAATGATAATAGTAGGTAACTTACCACCATAAATAGATAACATGGTGATAGCGTATAATACGAAAATCAACATTTGTGCAGTACCTGTGTCTGAGGCGAAACCATATACATCCGAAATATATGCCGGAGTCCAGAAAAGGAAGAACCACCATACGCCGTCAGTCATGAATTTACCGACAAATACAGCCCATGTTTGGGGAAATTTGAAACATTGCAAGAATGAAATCTTCTTGTTGTCAAAGTCGTTGGCGGCAGCTTGTTGTGCTTTAGATTCTTCAGGATTGTTGTTGTCTTGTTCAATATATTCCAATTCGGCAGCATTCACGCGAGGGTTGACATTGGGTTTCTTGTAGAGGAACATCCAAAGTCCCATCCAGATGAAACCTAAGCCACCGATAACGATGAAAGCCATTTCCCATCCATTACCCACACCAATGCTTTGAAAATAACGCGCCAAGGGAGGAATAGTGATCGGAGCAGCTAACGCGCCTACTGTAGAGCCGGCATTGAAGATGGAAGTGGAGTATGCACGGTCCTTTTTCGGGAAATATTCGGCTGTCACCTTAATAGCTGCCGGGAAGTTTCCTGCTTCACCTACACCCAATACAATTCGGGCAGCAATAAAGTAATAAACGCTGGTAATGGCGATAGTTGAAGCGACAGCTCCTGTTGCAGAAAGCATTTCTTCTGCATTATGAATACCTAATGTCTCTTCGGTAGCCCAGCCGCACAATGCATGGAGACAAGCTCCTAAAGACCAGACGAAGATAGCCCAAAGATAACCTTTTTTAGTCCCCATCCAATCGATGAAACGACCGGCGAACAGGTTGGCGATAGCATATACTATAGAAAAAATAGCTGTGATATCTCCGTAATTCGAATCCGTCCAGTGAAATTCCGGAGCAATGAAGTCTTTCCAGGTTAGTGAAAGCACCTGACGGTCGAGGTAATTGACTGTAGTGGCAAAGAATAGCAGACCACAGATTATCCATCTGAAGTTTGTCATCTTCTCACCTACTTTTTGAAATGTACTCATGATAATAGATTTAATTATGTTTTTCTTATTAGACGCAAAAATAACCATTCTGTACCTATTCTCTATGCAAAAATTGGTGGAAAGCCTGTATAAATCGGTACAATGGTAAGATTTCTAAAAAAACATTCCGAATGTCGCAAAAAACCTAAAAACGGGTTGATTTCTTGCAACATTCAGAATGACAAGAGTTAATGAGTAATGGTGTGTACCATTCTACTTATCTCATATCTGTGTATTTTATTTCATCCTTGTCACTGTATTTCAGGTTTTCACCTCCCATACCCCAAATAAAGGTATAGTTGCTGGTACCTGCAGCGGCGTGGATAGACCATTCCGGAGAAGTAATGGCTTGTTCATTATGTAACCATACCAGACGTTCTTCTTGCGGTTCGCCCATCAGGTGGCAAATGGCATTTCCTTCAGGCAGGTTGAAATAGAAGTAGGCTTCCATACGACGGGTATGTGTATGGGCCGGCATGGTGTTCCATACAGAACCCGGAGCCAGTTCGGTAAGTCCCATCTGCAATTGATTTGTACCACCGTTTTTTACTCTTTCCAGCACATCCTTTACAATTAATTGGTTTACAATACGGTCGTTGCTGTCTTCCATTTTTCCATAATGATCTGAAATGGCCAAAGCATATTGTTTAGGATTTGCTTTTTGAAGTTTAGCGTCAGTAGTGATCAATTGAGTAACGTATGGTTTGTAAGCCGGTGCCGAATTGATATAGAATTTGGCCGGTTTGGTAGCGTCATTACTTTTGAAAGTAACCTCTTTATTTCCGCAACCTACATAGAGTGCTTCCTTGTATTTCATAGGATATTCTTTACCGTCTACAGTAACCACACCATCACCCCCTACATTGATGACCCCTAGTTCACGTCGTTCAAGGAAGTAAGTGATTTCCGGACCCAGTTCGCGGAAAGTTTCTAACTTTAGTATTTTGTTTACTGGCATAGCTCCTCCGTAGATAAGACGGTCATAAAGGGTGTATGTAACATTGATTTCATCCGGTGCCATCACCTTTTCCATCATAAATGAGCTACGAAGACGTTCTGTATCATAGTGTTTCACATCTTGCGGATGGCAAGCGGTCTGTACTTTGTAATTTACTTGAGCTGAAGCTGCCAAAGCAGAAACACTCAGCATCATTGCAATTGCTAATTTTTTCATAATCGTTATCTTTAAATTTTAATTTTTCATTGTTTTCTGGTATTTAATGATGGAACGACGGTTCAGCACCATTAAGAATAGTGTTATCAGTACTAAAATTCCGGAACCAATCCATTTGAATGAATAAGTCAAATGGAAAATAGCCCATGAGAAAGGACTTGAAGCAAAGTCCAACGCTCCCCCCTCAAAACCCGACGGAATATTTACGGCGGCATCTTGTGTCTTGGCATATACGTCATGTGCCGCTTTGGTAAAGTAAGGTGCCAGATCAGTTACAAAATACAGACCGATGGCCAGCACAACAAAACCAATGATGAAGGTTTTTACCACATTTCCTTTTGTGATAGGTAATACCAACGGGAATACGTAGAACATACCGGCTAACGAGGCCAATGGCAGGAATTCATTACCCGGAAGTACAACTGCCAATAAAATAGTAACAGGGATTAATAGCAATGATACAACTAATGTGGCCGGATGTCCGATAACCAAGGCAGGGCTCATACCGATATTCAAGCCTACAGCACCTTTAAACTTCTTGGCGATCAGTTCGCGGGTAGCGTCCGAAATGGGTTTCAATCCTTCGATGAATAGGCTGGTAATACGGGGAATCAACTCCATTACTGCTCCCATCTTGATACCTAAACCTAGAATATAAGGAATCTTGTCTACTATTTCTTGTCCGTTTTTACAAGATAATGCACCGATGCCACATCCTACCAGGATACCCAGGAAGAGAGGTTCGCCTAGCAAACCAAATTTCTTTTTCATACCTTCCGCATCAATATTCAGTTTTTCAAATCCGGGTATTTTGTCCAATACCTTATTTATAATAAGAGCGAATGGCACAAAACCTGCACAGAAAGGTTGTGGAATAGAAATTCCTTCCATCTTATCATAGAAACCTTGGAACTTGTCTGCTGTGTAATCTGCTAAGATTAATGTGATGATATAACAGATAACAGCCGCGAAGAAGCCCCACAAAATACTATCTGTCGCAAAATAAACTACGGCTCCGATGAAAGCAAAATGCCAATAGTTCCATAAATCGATATTGACTGTACGGGTGGTCTTGGTCAATAGCATCAGAATATTGACAGCCAGACAAACCGGAATAATGAATGCCCCTACGGAAGTGTTATAAGCCACGGCTGCGGCAGCAGGCCATCCCATATCGAATACTTTCAGTTGTAGGCCATATATTTCGACCACCTTGCTTAAGGCCGGTCCCAGGCTGCTGGTCAGAAGTGCGGTAACCACTGATAAACCAACGAAACCAACACCTACCAACAGACCGCTTTTTAATGCTTTGCTGAATTTGATTCCGATACAAACGCCTAAGATTGTAAAAATTATAGGCATCATCACCGCTGCTCCTAAACCGATGATATAACTAAAAACTTGTTCCATTCTCTTGTGAATTAATAGTAAATGACTGTGTTTTCTACAATAGTATAAATTAAAAACTGCCCCAAAAATAAAACCTTTTCTCAACTTATCAAACCTGAAAGGCATAATAATTAGTAAAAAGACAATTTTTGAACGATTTTTATCGTTATCGTGCACAAAAATAACCGTTTTCGCACACGAATACCAAATAATACACTTAGTAGGTTGAAAAGTGCACACTGCTTTTCGAGAAAAATACTACTTTTGTTTCATAAAATAAATAGGTCTAATACTAAAAATAAACGTCTTCATGAAAAAGAATTCTATTTGTAAAATTATTGTGTCCGGTTTGCTTACGGCTGTTCCTTTGATGGGCATGGCTCAGCAGGTTTGTGGTAATAAGCCTTGGTCTGTACGTATGGCGGAATCAGAGATGGTGCGTTGTCCCGAATCCTGGCAATTGGATTTTCAGACCCGTTTGAAGTGGGATTACTGTCATGGCCTGGAACTTCAAGCTATGCTGGATGTATATGATGCATACGGTGATAAGAAGTTTTTTGATTATGCTGTGGCTTATGCTGATACAATGATTCATCAGGATGGCTCTATCGAAACTTATAAACTGGAGGAATATAATATTGACCGTCTGAATTCCGGAAAGATGCTTTTCCGTATTTACGAGCAGACTAAGGACGAGAAATACAAGAAAGCATTGGATTTGTTGCGCAGTCAGTTGGATACGCATCCTCGTAATGCCGATGGCGGTTTTTGGCACAAGAAGATTTATGAGAATCAGATGTGGCTGGATGGGCTTTATATGGGGCAGCCGTTCTATGCGGAGTATGCTTACCGTAACAACCGTGTGAATGATTATGCTGATATTATCAATCAGTTTGTTACAGTGGCTCGTCATAATTATGATCCGAAGACTGATTTATACCGCCATGCATGTGATGTGAGCAAGCGTGAAAAGTGGGCGGATAAAACTACCGGATTGTCACAACATTGTTGGGGACGCGCCATGGGATGGTATGCAATGGCTTGTGTGGATGTACTTGATTTTATACCGGAACACGAAGCCGGACGTGAATCTGTTATCGAAATATTGAATAAACTGGTTGCCCAGATTAAACGTACTCAAGATCCTGCAACAGGGGTATGGTATCAGGTGATTGACAGAAGTGGGGATGAGGGGAATTATCTGGAATCCTCTTGTTCTACCATGTTTGTATATACTCTGTTGAAAGCGTTACGTAAGGGATATATTTGTCCTTCGTACATGGAAGTGGCTAAAAAGGGGTATGAAGGGCTTTTGACCCAGTTTATAGAAGTGGACAATAAAGGGGTAGTTTCTATCACTAAGGGTTGTGCTGTCGCGGGTTTGGGAGGTAAGCCAGTGTATCGTACCGGAGATTATAATTATTATATAACTGAAAAAATACGTTCTAATGATGCGAAGGCAGTAGGTCCGTTCATTATGGCCAGTCTGGAATGGGAACGTTTGTTTCAGAAAAACAATTGTGGAACTGCATGTAAATAATAGGGGGTGATACGATGAGGAAAGTTTTAGGATTATTGTTGCTGTTGGTTGCTGTTAGTGGAACATGGGCTCAGGAACGTCAGGATACAATTGTAGTTTCACGCGATGGAACGGGGAATTTTCGTACTTTGCAGGAGGCTATAGAGAGTGCGCGGGCTTTCATGGATTATACTGTTACGATCTATGTGAGGAACGGAGTATATAAGGAGAAAGTGATTGTTCCTTCATGGGTGGAAAATATAGATATTATAGGTGAAGATCGTGATAAGACGATTATTACTTATGATGATCATGCGAATATAAATAAAATGGGTACTTTCCGCACTTATACGGTGAAGGTAGAGGGTAGTGATATCACTTTTAAAAATTTGACTATTGAGAATAATGCGG from Phocaeicola dorei encodes the following:
- a CDS encoding DEAD/DEAH box helicase, whose protein sequence is MNEEIAEYYEELYRLYIDENQPLERRYRQLRESLERVVRERIQGNSLQTTDLAARINYVATQYELDIKEQNQLHTFRLTSNDILNHRKFPAKEEFLRDLRAVAFAYRKMFAQDIPLKLFSVLPKQEITSLGKKEKKEYIRRIRVCFDYADDTYLYVHPVDIIADEPIRVVYNKPGINHEFEETIKELWRYAQLNLLDVFVDREGIYTPSFIVLEPDYLIDISSLAECYKDYGSHPANYFLSRLVPIDNARPLLLGNIANLFLDEWIHAGEEEPDYIDCMKKAFRQYPIELAACAELRDPSKEKEFAKDCRMHFEHIRDIVQHTFLEPGYNLDKKDAVLEPSYICEALGIQGRLDYMQRDMSSFIEMKSGKADEFSIQGKVEPKENNKVQMLLYMAVLEYSMGQDRRRMHPYLLYTRYPLLYPARASWAQVRRVINLRNRIVAAEYGVQFHNHSDFTRNLLAQINPEVMNERKLRGRFWEQYLKPSISRFREKLSALEPLEQAYFYTLYNFITKELYTSKSGDVDYEGRAGASALWLSTLDEKREAGEILYDLQIIENKASQVHKAYILLSIPQYDEMFLPNFRTGDVVVLYERNHDSDNVTNKMVFKGNIEQITDTELRIRLRATQRNVSVFPPDSRYAVEHDTMDTTFRSMYLGLSAFLDANTERRELLLGQRSPRFDSSFDEAIAQAGDDFERVVLKAQAARDYFLLVGPPGTGKTSRALRRMVEHFYATSSMQILLLAYTNRAVDEICQSLSSITSGIDYIRVGSELSCDVRFRGHLLENILAECNSRREVNTRMTDCRVYVGTVASIAAKAELFKLKRFDVAIVDEATQILEPQLLGILCAKFADERNAVGKFILIGDHKQLPAVILQNSGHSEVHDEGLRKVGLFNLKDSLFERLYRFHLKEESPKAIDMLCRQGRMHPGVAFFPNKAFYAGRLEALGLPHQLEHIEAPVRFIPSEQDLESISGKTNQYEARIVAGLAREVYLAYEEEFDPNRTLGIITPYRSQIALIRKELQTLAIPALSRISIDTVERYQGSERDVIIYSFCVNHLYQLRFLPNLTEEDGVQIDRKLNVALTRARKQLFITGVPEILNHNSIYQHLLKTIY
- a CDS encoding MFS transporter; translated protein: MSTFQKVGEKMTNFRWIICGLLFFATTVNYLDRQVLSLTWKDFIAPEFHWTDSNYGDITAIFSIVYAIANLFAGRFIDWMGTKKGYLWAIFVWSLGACLHALCGWATEETLGIHNAEEMLSATGAVASTIAITSVYYFIAARIVLGVGEAGNFPAAIKVTAEYFPKKDRAYSTSIFNAGSTVGALAAPITIPPLARYFQSIGVGNGWEMAFIVIGGLGFIWMGLWMFLYKKPNVNPRVNAAELEYIEQDNNNPEESKAQQAAANDFDNKKISFLQCFKFPQTWAVFVGKFMTDGVWWFFLFWTPAYISDVYGFASDTGTAQMLIFVLYAITMLSIYGGKLPTIIINKTGKNPYAARMQAMLIFALFPLLALFAQPLGNYSYWYPIIIIGIAGAAHQSWSANIYSVVGDMFPKSTIATIVGIGGMAGGIGSFCINMGSGRLFDYAAETNMTFMGFEGKPAGYFIIFCVCAVAYLVGWIIMKALVPKYKPVDA
- the kduI gene encoding 5-dehydro-4-deoxy-D-glucuronate isomerase, which produces MKKLAIAMMLSVSALAASAQVNYKVQTACHPQDVKHYDTERLRSSFMMEKVMAPDEINVTYTLYDRLIYGGAMPVNKILKLETFRELGPEITYFLERRELGVINVGGDGVVTVDGKEYPMKYKEALYVGCGNKEVTFKSNDATKPAKFYINSAPAYKPYVTQLITTDAKLQKANPKQYALAISDHYGKMEDSNDRIVNQLIVKDVLERVKNGGTNQLQMGLTELAPGSVWNTMPAHTHTRRMEAYFYFNLPEGNAICHLMGEPQEERLVWLHNEQAITSPEWSIHAAAGTSNYTFIWGMGGENLKYSDKDEIKYTDMR
- a CDS encoding PTS galactitol transporter subunit IIC, which translates into the protein MEQVFSYIIGLGAAVMMPIIFTILGVCIGIKFSKALKSGLLVGVGFVGLSVVTALLTSSLGPALSKVVEIYGLQLKVFDMGWPAAAAVAYNTSVGAFIIPVCLAVNILMLLTKTTRTVNIDLWNYWHFAFIGAVVYFATDSILWGFFAAVICYIITLILADYTADKFQGFYDKMEGISIPQPFCAGFVPFALIINKVLDKIPGFEKLNIDAEGMKKKFGLLGEPLFLGILVGCGIGALSCKNGQEIVDKIPYILGLGIKMGAVMELIPRITSLFIEGLKPISDATRELIAKKFKGAVGLNIGMSPALVIGHPATLVVSLLLIPVTILLAVVLPGNEFLPLASLAGMFYVFPLVLPITKGNVVKTFIIGFVVLAIGLYFVTDLAPYFTKAAHDVYAKTQDAAVNIPSGFEGGALDFASSPFSWAIFHLTYSFKWIGSGILVLITLFLMVLNRRSIIKYQKTMKN
- a CDS encoding glycoside hydrolase family 105 protein, with amino-acid sequence MKKNSICKIIVSGLLTAVPLMGMAQQVCGNKPWSVRMAESEMVRCPESWQLDFQTRLKWDYCHGLELQAMLDVYDAYGDKKFFDYAVAYADTMIHQDGSIETYKLEEYNIDRLNSGKMLFRIYEQTKDEKYKKALDLLRSQLDTHPRNADGGFWHKKIYENQMWLDGLYMGQPFYAEYAYRNNRVNDYADIINQFVTVARHNYDPKTDLYRHACDVSKREKWADKTTGLSQHCWGRAMGWYAMACVDVLDFIPEHEAGRESVIEILNKLVAQIKRTQDPATGVWYQVIDRSGDEGNYLESSCSTMFVYTLLKALRKGYICPSYMEVAKKGYEGLLTQFIEVDNKGVVSITKGCAVAGLGGKPVYRTGDYNYYITEKIRSNDAKAVGPFIMASLEWERLFQKNNCGTACK